From Primulina huaijiensis isolate GDHJ02 chromosome 15, ASM1229523v2, whole genome shotgun sequence, one genomic window encodes:
- the LOC140959847 gene encoding histone H2A, with the protein MEATGKVKKGAGGRKGGGPKKKPVSRSARAGLQFPVGRIGRYLKKGRYAQRVGTGAPVYMAAVLEYLAAEVLELAGNAARDNKKNRIIPRHLLLAVRNDEELGKLLHGVTIAHGGVLPNINPVLLPKKTGGEKASKEPKSPSKATKSPKKAAS; encoded by the exons ATGGAGGCCACCGGGAAAGTGAAGAAGGGTGCCGGAGGAAGGAAGGGCGGCGGCCCCAAGAAGAAACCGGTCTCCAGATCCGCCAGAGCTGGTTTGCAATTTCCGGTCGGTAGAATCGGTCGTTACTTGAAGAAGGGCCGATATGCGCAGAGGGTTGGAACCGGAGCTCCTGTCTATATGGCCGCTGTTCTTGAATATTTAGCTGCCGAG GTGTTGGAACTGGCTGGAAATGCTGCGCGTGACAACAAGAAGAACAGGATTATACCGAGGCATTTGCTCTTGGCCGTGAGGAACGATGAGGAACTTGGGAAATTGCTGCATGGAGTCACCATAGCACATGGTGGTGTGCTTCCGAACATCAATCCGGTGCTTCTACCGAAGAAAACTGGTGGGGAAAAGGCTTCCAAGGAACCTAAGTCACCTTCCAAGGCTACCAAATCTCCCAAGAAAGCTGCTTCTTAG